The nucleotide window GTGCGGCGGTGGAGCAGCAGACCGGCGCTGCGCTTGGGGGCGGTCGTCACCGGGTGACCTCCGGGTGGGCGGCGAGCAGGGTCTCGACCGTATCGGCTTCCGCCGGGGACTTGTCCTCCCGGTAGCGGACCACGCGGGCGAAGCGCAGGGTGACGCCGGCCGGGTAGCGGGTGGACTTCTGCAGGCCGTCGTAGGCGATCTCGACGACGAGTTCGGGGCGTACGGTCACCCCCCAGCCGTTGTCCTCGACCGCCAGCGCCCGCAAACGCTCGGTCTGCCAGGTCAGCATGGCGTCGGTCATGCCCTTGAAGGTCTTGCCGAGCATGGCGAAGGAGCCGTCGGCCGTGCGGGCGCCGAGGTGGAGGTTGGAGAGCTTGCCCGTGCGGCGGCCGTGGCCCCACTCGGCGGCCAGGACCACCAGGTCGAGGGTGTGCACGGGCTTGACCTTCAGCCAGGAGGCGCCGCGCCGGCCCGCGCTGTACGGGGCGTCCAGGGCCTTGACCACGACACCTTCGTGGCCGCGGGCGAGCGTGTCCGCGAGGAACCGCTCGGCCTGGAGGAGGTCGTCGGGGCCGTGGACGAGGGTGCGCCGGACCCGCATCGGCTCGGGCACGAGACGGGCCAGCTCGGCGTGGCGCTCGGTGAGGGGGAGGTCGAGGAGGTCGTGGCCGTCGACGTACAGGGCGTCGAAGAAGACCGGGGAGACGGGCAGCTGCTCGGCCGCCGTCGCCACATCCAGGCGTGAGCCGACCCGCCCGGCGGTCTCCTGGAAGGAGCGCGGCCGGCCGTCCGCGTCGAGCGTGATCACCTCGCCGTCCAGGACGAACCGCTCGACCCGCAGCTCCAGTGCGGCGGCGGCCAGTTCGGGCAGCCGGTCGGTGATGTCGTCCAGGGTGCGGGTGTGGACGCGTACGGTGTCGCCGTCGCGGTGGACCTGGACCCGGATGCCGTCCAGTTTCTCCTCCACCGCGCACGTGCTCAGCTTCCCGACGGCCTCCGCGACCGAGGAGGCGGTGTGCGCCAGCATCGGCAGGACCGGGCGGCCGACGGTGAGCCGGAACCGTTCCAGGGCCGGCGGCCCGTCCGCCAGCAGGGCCTGCGCCACGGTCTGCAGCGAGCCGGCGAGCATCACGGCACGGCGTACGTCGGCGGCGGGCGCCCCGGTGGCCCCGGCCAGCCCCTCGACGGCCACCGCGTCCAGGGCGCCCTGCCGCACCTCGCCGGTGAGCAGCCCGAACAGATACCGCTGCTCGTCCTCGGTGGCCGCCGCGAGCAACTCGCCGACCAGGCGGCGGCGTCCGGCCTGCGAGCCGGTGCCGGTGACCCCGCCGATCTCCGTCAGCCGGGCGTCCACGTCACGCACGGTGAGGGTGGGCTCGGCGGCGGGCGGGATGTCCTGGTTCAGCGCCTTCCAGCCGATGCCGAGCCGTCCCTGCGGCAGCCGGCCCGCCAGATACGGGATGACGATCGGCACGTCGTCCGCGTCGGCGTCCCGGAACAGCTCGGCGAGCAGCGACGTCTTCCGGGACCGCGCCGAGGTGGCGGCGACCTCCCGCGACACACGGGCGAGCCGGGCGAACAGCATGCAGCCATGGTCCTACGGAGTTCGGCCGGGCGCCTATCGGGTTGGGGGTGCGGGTGGTTGGGCGGGCGCGGGTGCGTCGTGGCTGGTCGCGGAGTTCCCCGCGCCCCTCAAGAGCACAGGCCCTGCGCAAGCAACCACAACGCACCCGCACTCGCACCCGCACCCGTGGGACAACCCGGAAAAGTCTGCCGGATTGACAAATGTGTTTGCCGAATCTGCAATGCCTGCCATGACTACCGATGACGTCCTCGCGGAAGTGGGCCCCCGGCTGCGGCGGATCCGGAAAGCGCGGGGCGCGACGCTCGCCGTTCTGTCCGAGACGACCGGCATCTCCGTGAGTACCCTCTCGCGGCTGGAGTCCGGGCTGCGCAAGCCGAGCCTGGAGCTGCTGCTGCCCATCGCGCGGGCCCATCAGGTGCCGTTGGACGAGTTGGTCGGGGCCCCTCCGGTCGGTGATCCCCGGGTGCGCGCCAAGCCGCTCGTGCGCGACGGGCGTACCTTCTGGCCGCTCACCCGGCAGCCCGGTGGGCTCCAGGCCTTCAAGGTGCTGGAACCGCGGCGGAGCAAGGAGCCGGACCTGCGGACGCACGAGGGCTACGAGTGGCTGTACGTGCTGTCGGGGAGGCTGCGGCTCGTGCTCGGACAGCACGACGTGGTGCTGGGGTCGGGGGAGGCGGCCGAGTTCGACACCAGGGTGCCGCACTGGTTCGGGTCGACGGGGGAGGGGCCCGTCGAGTTCCTCAGTCTGTTCGGGCCGCAGGGGGAGCGTATGCATGTGAAAGCACGCCCATCGAAGGCGTGAAGTGGGTGACTGTTCTCCGGCGGACTGTTCCCCGATCGGCAAGCGACCGCTTAGTATGCGGACGACCCCGGTCATGGCCCCGGCCAGACGAAGCAGTCCCGTGGAGGCACCGCATGCAGGCATGGCAAGTGCACGAGAACGGCGAGCCGAGCGAGGTGATGCGGCTCCAGGACGTGGAGCAGCCCACGCCCGGCGACGGCCAGGTCCTGCTGAAGGTGCGCGCCGCGAACATCAACTTCCCCGATGTGCTGATGTGCCGGGGCCACTACCAGGTCAGGCCGCCGCTGCCGTTCACGCCCGGCGTGGAGATCTGCGGCGAGACCGAGGACGGGCGCCGGGTCATCGCCAACCCGGCGCTGCCGTACGGCGGTTTCGCCGAGTACGCGGTCGCCGACGCCGCCGCTCTGCTGCCCGCGCCCGAGTCGCTCGACGACGCCGAGGCAGCCGCCCTGCACATCGGGTACCAGACGGGCTGGTTCGGTCTGCACCGGCGGGCTCGCCTGGAGGCCGGGGAGACGCTGCTCGTCCACGCCGCCGCCGGGGGCGTCGGCAGCGCGGCCGTGCAGCTCGGCAAGGCGGCCGGGGCGACGGTCATCGGGGTCGTCGGCGGCGCCGACAAGGCCGCCGTGGCCCGGGAGCTGGGGTGTGACGTCGTGATCGACCGGCGGAGCGAGGACGTCGTCGCCGCTGTGAAGGAGGCCACCGGGGGCCGGGGCGCCGATGTGATCTACGACCCCGTGGGCGGCGAGGCCTACACGCAGTCGACCAAGGTCGTCGCCTTCGAGGGACGGATCGTGGTCGTCGGCTTCGCCAGCGGGAGCATCCCCAGCCCCGGCCTCAACCACGCCCTCGTCAAGAACTACTCGATCCTCGGCCTCCACTGGGGCCTGTACAACACCAAGAACCCGAAGCTGGTCCAGCACTGCCACGAGCAGCTCACCGAACTGGCGGCCCGGGGCGTCGTCAAGCCGCTGGTGAGCGAACGGGTGCCACTGGGCGGGGCCGCCGCCGCCGTGCAGCGGGTCGCCGACGGCGTGACCACGGGCCGGGTCACCATCGTGCCGTCGCTGGAGAACGGAGCCGCCGCATGACCGACGCAAGCGAACTCAAGCGCCGTACGGCCGAGTTGCTGGCCGCACACCCGCCCGCCACCACCGACCGCCTGGACTTCCTGCGCGCCCGCTTCGACGGCGGGCTCGCCTGGGTGCACTACCCCGAGGGCCTCGGCGGCCTCGGCGCGCCCCGCTCCCTCCAGGTCGTCGTGGACGCGGAACTGGAGGCCGCGGGCGCCCCCGACAACGACCCGCGCCGCATCGGCATCGGCCTCGGCATGGCCGCGCCGACGATCCTCGCCTACGGCACGGAGGAGCAGAAGCGGCAGTACCTGCGGCCGCTGTGGACCGGCGAAGAGGTCTGGTGCCAGCTCTTCAGTGAGCCCGGCGCCGGGTCCGACCTGGCCGCGCTCGGCACCCGGGCCGTACGTGAGGGCGACGACTGGGTGGTGAACGGGCAGAAGGTGTGGACGTCCAGCGCGCACATCGCCCGCTGGGCCATCCTCATCGCCCGTACCGACGCGGACGTACCCAAGCACGCGGGCATCACGTACTTCATCTGCGACATGACCGACCCGGGCGTCGAGGTCCGGCCGCTCCGCCAGGTCACCGGCGAGGCCGAGTTCAACGAGGTGTTCATCACCGGCGTACGGATCCCGGACTCGCGTCGCCTCGGCGCGGTCGGCGACGGCTGGAAGGTCGCGCAGACCACGCTGAACAACGAACGCGTCGCCATCGGCGGCATGCGACTGCCCCGCGAGGGCGGCATGATCGGCCCGGTCTCCAAGACCTGGCGCGAACGCCCCGAGCTGCGCACCCACGACCTGCACCAGCGGCTCCTCAAGCTGTGGGTCGAGGCCGAGGCCGCCCGGCTCACGGCGGAGCGGCTGCGCCAGCAGCTCGTCGCCGGACAGCCCGGCCCCGAGGGCGCCGGCATGAAGCTCGCCTTCGCCCGCCTCAACCAGGAGATCAGCGGCCTGGAGGTCGAACTCCTAGGCGAGGAGGGCCTGCTGTACGACGACTGGACCATGCGGCGCCCGGAGCTGGTCGACTTCACCGGCCGCGAGGCCGGCTACCGCTACCTCCGCTCCAAGGGCAACAGCATCGAGGGCGGGACCACCGAGGTCCTGCTGAACATCGTCGCCGAGCGCGTCCTGGGCCTGCCCACCGAGCCGCGCACCGACAAGGACGTCGCATGGAAGGACCTCGCCCGATGAGCGCACCCGATTTGCTGTACTCGGAGGAGGAAGAGGCCCTCCGCGCCGCCGTCCGAGACCTGCTGAGCGACCACTGCGAGGCGGCGGGCGTGATCGCACGCACCGAGTCCGACGCCCCGCACGACCGTGAACTGTGGAAGCTGCTCGCCGACGGCATGGGCCTCGCCGGGCTGCTGGTCCCCGAGGAGCAGGGCGGCCAGGGGGCCACGCACCGCGAAGCCGCCGTCGTCCTGGAGGAGCTGGGGCGCGCGGTCGCCCCGGTGCCGTACCTCACGAGCGCCGTCGTCGCCACCGAGGCCCTGCTCGCCTTCCCCCACTCTCGGCTTCGCTCGAGCGGGGGGACCCCCATGACCGCCGACCTGCTCGCCGAGCTGGCCTCCGGCCGACGGATCGGCGCCCTCGCGGTCGCCTTCAACCTGGCCGCCGGGCGCGCCTACAAGGTCGTACGGTTCGAGGACGGCGCCCTGCACGGGGAGCTGACCGGCATCGCGGACGCGGCCGTCGCCGATGTGCTGCTGGTGCCCGCCGACGACGGAGGCCTGTACGCGGTGGACGCCTCCGCCGCGACCATCACCCCCCAGGTGTCCCTGGACCTGACCCGGCCGCTGGCGAAGGTCGTCCTCGACGGGGCGCCCGGCCGCCTCCTCGGCGACGCCGAACCCGCCGTACGCCGTGCCCTGCGCGCCGGGGCCGGACTGCTCGCCTCCGAGCAACTCGGGCTCGCCGAGTGGACGTTGACGGAGACGGTCCGCTACCTCAAGGAGCGCAAGCAGTTCAACCGGCCCGTCGGCGGCTTCCAGGCGCTCAAGCACCGGCTCGCACAGCTGTGGCTGGAGGTCGTCAACCTGCGGGCGGCCGCCCGGAACGCCGCCGACGCGCTGGCCGGCGGAAGCGACGACACCGACCTGGCGGTCGCCGTGGCACAGGCGTACGCGGCGCCTGTCGCCGTCCACACCGCCGAGGAGGCGCTGCAACTGCACGGCGGGATCGGCATGACCTGGGAGCACCCGGTCCATCTGTACCTCAAGCGCGCCAAGGCCGACTCGATCGGATACGGCACGGCGGGCGTACACCGGGAGGCCCTGGCCGAACTGGTCGACCTGCGCGCCCCCTGACGTAGACCCGAAGGAAGCGGAGGGAAGCCGGGATGGCCCGCCCCACCTGGGGCGGGCCATCCCCCGTCGCGCAGCCCTCACCACGCTCGGCGCCGCCTTCGCGGGCTCGGGCGCGCGCTCCCCGCGACGAGCGCGCCGGCCGTCGACGAGGAGAACGGGCCGCCGTGGCGGGCCCACCACCGGGCCGCCCGTGCCCCCATGGAGGCGCAGACCGTGCGGCGCGCCTTCCACGACGGCCGGCTCGCCGACGCCGAGCGGGCCGAGCCGCGCACGATCGTCGCGACGGCGCGGGGGCGCGGGGGCGCGGGCAGATGGTGCGGTTCCGGGATCGCCCGACCTGGCCGGACCGGCTGTCGTACGCAGAGCTGTTCGTGAACACCCGCGGCGACATGATCGATCGCTTCCACGACAACGCGGGAACCCACCGACACCACACGTTCGGCGGACACGTCAGCCGCACGGACGAACCCTCCGCTACGCCACACTTACGGCCGAATGCCGCGAAGTGGGCGTGGCGGAGGAGGTTGACGATGGCCATTTCCATCTCTTTGGTGGTGCTGCTGGTGGTCCTGATGGTGGTCTTCATGCGCAACGGCGCGCTCAAGCTTCCGCACGCCGCCGTGTGCGTGCTGCTCGGCTTCTATCTGGCCAGCTCCAGCCTCGCGCCGACCATCCACAACGGGCTCACGGCGACGGCGGACATCGTCGGCAGCCTCAAGCCCTAGGGCCTGTCGTAGGTCTCATGGCTTCGCGAACACCCCGATGCCGTTCGGCACCGCGCGCTCCGTGCCGCCGCTCGGATGGTTCCGTACGGTGACGGTGCTCGCGCCCGGTGCGCGGGCGACCAGTGTGGTCGAGCCGCCGCCGTCCAGGTTGAACGCGTCCGTGGAGCCCAACTCCCGCATGGTGTCGGCCACTTCGGCGATGGTGAGCCCGGTGCGGTACTCGGCGGCGCCGTCGAGGGCGAGCAGCAGCAGCCGGTGGCCGTCCGCCGCGATGCCCGCCGCCGTGCGGACCGCCGCGGTCGTGTCGTCGAGGCCGGCCAGCGGCTGCCCGCCCCGCAGGACCGGGTGGCCGCCGAGCACGAAGGTGTACGGCGACCCGGTCGCTGCGGCCACCAGGCGGTGCCGTACATCGACCGGGTCGCCGGGGGAGAGCTCGCGCAGCTCCTGGGCGCCCGCCTCCCGGCCGACGAGGACGGTGACGCCTGACTCGATGGCACCGCTGCCGGGGGAGTCCGCCGTGTCGACCACCTGGCCGTCGGCGACCAGCACCTCGTGGACGTCGGTGCTGCACGGCGCCGCCCGGTCGGTGTCCGTGCCGCAGACGGCCCGCATCCGGGAGACACTGCCCCAGTCCGAGGTGAACGCCCCGACGGAACCGACCGGCAGCGCGTACTGGTTGAGCCCCCCGAGCGCGAGGACGCCCTCGGCGGTGGTGACGGAACCGTCGAGGGCGATGCTGTCGAGGCGGGCCGTGCCGTCGGCCGTGACACCGAGGACGTCCCTGGTGCTCGTGCCGCGCGGCAGGGCCGGGCCGAAGCGCTGCCCGTTCGGCACGGCGGCCTTGAGCGCCTGCCCGTTCGCGATGGCCGGGCCGACCGGCGCTCCCGTGGCCGCGACCCCCGGATGCTGGGTCTCGGTGATGTTGAAGAAGTCGCCGTTGACGCCCGCCACGGCAGCCGCGGAGTCGGCCAGCCGGGACACGGTCGCCCGCGCGGCCACCTTCCCCGGGTACAGCAGCCCGACGCCCACCTGTCCACTGCTCAGATCGACGCTCAGCACATGCGCGTGCGCCGTGCCGTTGGCCGCCCGGATGTCGAACTCGGTGTACTCGACGCCCGGCGCGATCTCGACCGCCCCCGGCGCGCCACTGGCCGGTGCCGCCCCCACGAGGCCGGCACCGGCCAGCACACTCCATGCCGCGAGAACCGTCAGTACCGTTCTGGACCGACCGACACGACGTGTCACGGCGCCCCCTGATGTCTCGTCGACTGTCCCAGGACTCAGGGGAAGTGGACCAGACCGCTACCGGCCGGAGGGCGGCTCGGCGCCGACGACGCGGGATCGGATCAGAAAACGCACTCCTTCGGGTGCCTCCAGGGAGAAACCGCTGCCCCGGCCCGGTACGACGTCGACGATCAGCCGGGTGTGACTCCACACCTCGTACTGGTTCCGGGACATCCAGAACCCCACCGGTTCGTCGACCCCGTCGACGCGCAGCTCGGCCAGCAGGACGTCCGAGGCGCCGGTGCGGAACTCGCCGTCCGGGTAGCACATGGGGGCGCTGCCGTCGCAGCAGCCGCCCGACTGGTGGAACATCAGCGGTCCGTGGGCCTCCCGCAGCCGCCGTACGAGGTCGGCGGCCGCGGGAGTCAGCTCTACACGCGGGGGTGCGTCCATGGCCCCAGTGAACGCGTCGTCAGGTTGCGAGGACGTTGCGCGCCTTCACCTGCCGGTCAGCCGTGGGTGCCGCCGCCCGAGCGGTTGTTGCGGCGGCGGAGCAGGAGCAGGCCGCCCGCGAGGGCCGCGACGCCGCCGGCGGCGGTCCAGGCCGGGAAGTCGGAGGTACCGGTCGCGGCCAGGTCCTCGCCCCGGCCGCCCTGGGCGCTCGCGGAGGCGGACGAGCCGGCCTTCTTCGACCCCGAGCCGCGGCCCGACGCCGACCCGTTGCCCGAACCCGAGTCCGCCGCGTCCGTGGCAGGCGACGGCGACGCGCTCGCCTCCGCCTTCGTCGCCTTGTCCCGGGTGAAGGCCAGCGTGCCGAAGCCCAGCTGGTCGTAGCCGCCGCTGTTGGGGCCGTAGTCACCGCCGCCGCCCTCGGGGGCCGACTTCGCCGCGATCCGGGTGAGGTAGGTGGCGTCGAGGCCCCGGCGCTTGGTGTAGTGGTTGGCGATCATGGCCCAGATCGGGCGCGTCATGTTCGGGTCGACACCGGCCGCCCGCGACGCGGTCTCCCTGCCGGACCAGCC belongs to Streptomyces graminofaciens and includes:
- a CDS encoding ATP-dependent DNA ligase, whose translation is MLFARLARVSREVAATSARSRKTSLLAELFRDADADDVPIVIPYLAGRLPQGRLGIGWKALNQDIPPAAEPTLTVRDVDARLTEIGGVTGTGSQAGRRRLVGELLAAATEDEQRYLFGLLTGEVRQGALDAVAVEGLAGATGAPAADVRRAVMLAGSLQTVAQALLADGPPALERFRLTVGRPVLPMLAHTASSVAEAVGKLSTCAVEEKLDGIRVQVHRDGDTVRVHTRTLDDITDRLPELAAAALELRVERFVLDGEVITLDADGRPRSFQETAGRVGSRLDVATAAEQLPVSPVFFDALYVDGHDLLDLPLTERHAELARLVPEPMRVRRTLVHGPDDLLQAERFLADTLARGHEGVVVKALDAPYSAGRRGASWLKVKPVHTLDLVVLAAEWGHGRRTGKLSNLHLGARTADGSFAMLGKTFKGMTDAMLTWQTERLRALAVEDNGWGVTVRPELVVEIAYDGLQKSTRYPAGVTLRFARVVRYREDKSPAEADTVETLLAAHPEVTR
- a CDS encoding helix-turn-helix domain-containing protein, yielding MTTDDVLAEVGPRLRRIRKARGATLAVLSETTGISVSTLSRLESGLRKPSLELLLPIARAHQVPLDELVGAPPVGDPRVRAKPLVRDGRTFWPLTRQPGGLQAFKVLEPRRSKEPDLRTHEGYEWLYVLSGRLRLVLGQHDVVLGSGEAAEFDTRVPHWFGSTGEGPVEFLSLFGPQGERMHVKARPSKA
- a CDS encoding NADPH:quinone oxidoreductase family protein, which gives rise to MQAWQVHENGEPSEVMRLQDVEQPTPGDGQVLLKVRAANINFPDVLMCRGHYQVRPPLPFTPGVEICGETEDGRRVIANPALPYGGFAEYAVADAAALLPAPESLDDAEAAALHIGYQTGWFGLHRRARLEAGETLLVHAAAGGVGSAAVQLGKAAGATVIGVVGGADKAAVARELGCDVVIDRRSEDVVAAVKEATGGRGADVIYDPVGGEAYTQSTKVVAFEGRIVVVGFASGSIPSPGLNHALVKNYSILGLHWGLYNTKNPKLVQHCHEQLTELAARGVVKPLVSERVPLGGAAAAVQRVADGVTTGRVTIVPSLENGAAA
- a CDS encoding acyl-CoA dehydrogenase family protein, which translates into the protein MTDASELKRRTAELLAAHPPATTDRLDFLRARFDGGLAWVHYPEGLGGLGAPRSLQVVVDAELEAAGAPDNDPRRIGIGLGMAAPTILAYGTEEQKRQYLRPLWTGEEVWCQLFSEPGAGSDLAALGTRAVREGDDWVVNGQKVWTSSAHIARWAILIARTDADVPKHAGITYFICDMTDPGVEVRPLRQVTGEAEFNEVFITGVRIPDSRRLGAVGDGWKVAQTTLNNERVAIGGMRLPREGGMIGPVSKTWRERPELRTHDLHQRLLKLWVEAEAARLTAERLRQQLVAGQPGPEGAGMKLAFARLNQEISGLEVELLGEEGLLYDDWTMRRPELVDFTGREAGYRYLRSKGNSIEGGTTEVLLNIVAERVLGLPTEPRTDKDVAWKDLAR
- a CDS encoding acyl-CoA dehydrogenase family protein, which produces MSAPDLLYSEEEEALRAAVRDLLSDHCEAAGVIARTESDAPHDRELWKLLADGMGLAGLLVPEEQGGQGATHREAAVVLEELGRAVAPVPYLTSAVVATEALLAFPHSRLRSSGGTPMTADLLAELASGRRIGALAVAFNLAAGRAYKVVRFEDGALHGELTGIADAAVADVLLVPADDGGLYAVDASAATITPQVSLDLTRPLAKVVLDGAPGRLLGDAEPAVRRALRAGAGLLASEQLGLAEWTLTETVRYLKERKQFNRPVGGFQALKHRLAQLWLEVVNLRAAARNAADALAGGSDDTDLAVAVAQAYAAPVAVHTAEEALQLHGGIGMTWEHPVHLYLKRAKADSIGYGTAGVHREALAELVDLRAP
- a CDS encoding phosphodiester glycosidase family protein: MLAGAGLVGAAPASGAPGAVEIAPGVEYTEFDIRAANGTAHAHVLSVDLSSGQVGVGLLYPGKVAARATVSRLADSAAAVAGVNGDFFNITETQHPGVAATGAPVGPAIANGQALKAAVPNGQRFGPALPRGTSTRDVLGVTADGTARLDSIALDGSVTTAEGVLALGGLNQYALPVGSVGAFTSDWGSVSRMRAVCGTDTDRAAPCSTDVHEVLVADGQVVDTADSPGSGAIESGVTVLVGREAGAQELRELSPGDPVDVRHRLVAAATGSPYTFVLGGHPVLRGGQPLAGLDDTTAAVRTAAGIAADGHRLLLLALDGAAEYRTGLTIAEVADTMRELGSTDAFNLDGGGSTTLVARAPGASTVTVRNHPSGGTERAVPNGIGVFAKP
- a CDS encoding DUF779 domain-containing protein; this encodes MDAPPRVELTPAAADLVRRLREAHGPLMFHQSGGCCDGSAPMCYPDGEFRTGASDVLLAELRVDGVDEPVGFWMSRNQYEVWSHTRLIVDVVPGRGSGFSLEAPEGVRFLIRSRVVGAEPPSGR